A part of Streptomyces sp. NBC_01235 genomic DNA contains:
- a CDS encoding ATP-binding protein — protein sequence MTRKPWDLAFTAEPAEVAALRRVMQLHLGIWGLHSVTDEAQLCVSELASNVITHVGPGTPAMLAVSMNGVHLRIEVHDPDTRALPTLLDANVDSEGGRGMALVDAVAARWGVQLRLDRKVTWCELETGLTAPNGHVEGPGVRRAEALLEFYAAAKSSLRPGVSRLGMAVAEDSVITAIADFLHWLRAHGCDVDEALDRAQTRYDAELSS from the coding sequence ATGACGCGCAAACCGTGGGACCTGGCCTTCACAGCCGAGCCGGCGGAGGTGGCCGCCCTGCGTCGGGTCATGCAGCTGCACCTCGGCATCTGGGGTTTGCACTCGGTCACCGACGAAGCCCAGCTTTGTGTGAGCGAGTTGGCGTCCAACGTCATCACGCATGTCGGCCCGGGAACACCGGCCATGCTCGCGGTCTCCATGAACGGGGTGCATCTGCGTATCGAGGTCCACGATCCTGACACGCGCGCCCTGCCCACCCTCCTCGACGCGAACGTTGACTCGGAGGGAGGGCGAGGCATGGCCCTCGTCGACGCGGTCGCCGCACGCTGGGGCGTGCAGCTCCGTCTCGACCGGAAGGTCACGTGGTGTGAGCTGGAAACGGGTCTTACGGCGCCGAACGGCCATGTGGAAGGCCCTGGTGTGCGGCGGGCCGAGGCGCTGTTGGAGTTCTACGCTGCGGCGAAGTCGTCCCTCCGGCCCGGCGTGAGCAGACTGGGGATGGCCGTGGCCGAGGATTCGGTGATCACGGCCATCGCGGATTTCCTTCACTGGCTTCGAGCGCACGGCTGCGACGTGGACGAGGCCTTGGACCGTGCTCAAACTCGCTACGACGCTGAGCTGAGCAGCTGA